A window from Populus trichocarpa isolate Nisqually-1 chromosome 3, P.trichocarpa_v4.1, whole genome shotgun sequence encodes these proteins:
- the LOC7471666 gene encoding probable nucleoside diphosphate kinase 5 isoform X1, with translation MIPRLFFSVLFLVLAASFPISSGSEEKEKTLAMIKPDGLLGNYTERIKEVIVDYGFSILREITAQLDQDSASSFYAEHSSRSFFPSLIKYMTSGPVLVMVLEKENAIADWRTLIGPTDACKAKITHPNSIRAMCGQDSEKNCVHGSDSLLSAQREISFFFEDVSSGETNTTHDEL, from the exons ATGATTCCTCGCCTTTTCTTCTCCGTCCTCTTCCTTGTGCTCGCTGCCTCTTTCCCTATCAG CAGTGGGagtgaagaaaaggaaaagacgTTAGCTATGATCAAGCCAGATGGATTGCTAGGTAATTACACTGAAAGGATAAAGGAGGTTATTGTGGATTATGGGTTTAGCATCTTGAGGGAAATTACCGCTCAACTTGACCAAGACAGTGCTTCAAGCTTTTACGCTGAACACTCTTCAAGAAGTTTCTTTCCGAGTCTTATCAAATACATGACAAG TGGTCCAGTTTTGGTCATGGTCTTGGAGAAGGAAAATGCAATTGCTGATTGGCGCACTTTGATTGGACCAACTGATGCATGCAAAGCTAAGATTACTCATCCTAACAG tatCAGAGCAATGTGCGGGCAGGATTCAGAAAAGAACTGTGTTCATGGTTCAGACTCTCTCCTATCAGCTCAAAGGGAaatctcatttttctttgaagatGTATCttcag GTGAAACAAATACAACACATGATGAGCTCTAG
- the LOC7475679 gene encoding sm-like protein LSM1B: MSWAGPEDIYLSTSLASYLDKKLLVLLRDGRKLMGILRSFDQFANAVLEGACERAIVGDLYCDIHLGLYVIRGENVVLIGELDLEREELPPHMTRVSEAEIKRAQKAEREATDLKGTMRKRMEFLDLD, from the exons ATGTCTTGGGCAGGCCCGGAAGATATCTACCTCTCTACTTCTCTTGCTAGCTATCTTGATA AGAAGCTTCTTGTGCTTCTACGAGATGGCCGAAAGCTCATGGGAATACTTCGTTCTTTTGACCAATTTG CCAATGCTGTTCTTGAAGGTGCATGTGAAAGAGCTATTGTTGGCGACCTTTATTGCGACATCCACTTGGGTCTATATGTAATTCGTGGCGAGAATGTTGTCTTAATTGGGGAGCTG GATTTGGAGAGGGAGGAACTTCCACCACATATGACTCGTGTTTCAGAAGCAGAAATTAAAAGG GCACAGAAAGCAGAAAGGGAGGCTACAGATCTCAAAGGTACAATGAGGAAAAGAATGGAGTTCCTTGATTTGGATTAG
- the LOC7471666 gene encoding probable nucleoside diphosphate kinase 5 isoform X2, translated as MIPRLFFSVLFLVLAASFPISGSEEKEKTLAMIKPDGLLGNYTERIKEVIVDYGFSILREITAQLDQDSASSFYAEHSSRSFFPSLIKYMTSGPVLVMVLEKENAIADWRTLIGPTDACKAKITHPNSIRAMCGQDSEKNCVHGSDSLLSAQREISFFFEDVSSGETNTTHDEL; from the exons ATGATTCCTCGCCTTTTCTTCTCCGTCCTCTTCCTTGTGCTCGCTGCCTCTTTCCCTATCAG TGGGagtgaagaaaaggaaaagacgTTAGCTATGATCAAGCCAGATGGATTGCTAGGTAATTACACTGAAAGGATAAAGGAGGTTATTGTGGATTATGGGTTTAGCATCTTGAGGGAAATTACCGCTCAACTTGACCAAGACAGTGCTTCAAGCTTTTACGCTGAACACTCTTCAAGAAGTTTCTTTCCGAGTCTTATCAAATACATGACAAG TGGTCCAGTTTTGGTCATGGTCTTGGAGAAGGAAAATGCAATTGCTGATTGGCGCACTTTGATTGGACCAACTGATGCATGCAAAGCTAAGATTACTCATCCTAACAG tatCAGAGCAATGTGCGGGCAGGATTCAGAAAAGAACTGTGTTCATGGTTCAGACTCTCTCCTATCAGCTCAAAGGGAaatctcatttttctttgaagatGTATCttcag GTGAAACAAATACAACACATGATGAGCTCTAG
- the LOC7478196 gene encoding exocyst complex component EXO70A1: MEPPENYSTDTSFAVPFEDAQKIILRWDSTASEEARERMIFDGDRQEVDLYLQAVDEIQKSMSSTSISSDHHDQDSNDNKVTSAIQIAMARLEDEFRNILINHTSPVELDSIIISDRASLNHYTSSVRSITEFDQEEVRRGGGDHDDGLDPIQRADSTNSSASYRSTSSIREIDLIPLEAAADLQSIAKRMISAGYFRECIQVYGSVRKSALDASFRRLGIEKLSIGDIQRLEWETLETKIRRWIRAAKVCVRILFASEKQLCEEIFYGIGTAIDDACFMETVKGPAIQLFNFAEAISISRRSPEKMFKILDLHDALMGLSPDIDVVFESKSADSVRVQAAEILSRLAEAARGILSEFESAVLREPSTVAVPGGTIHPLTRYVMNYISLISDYKQTLIELIMSKPSTGSRYSGDPTTPDMEFAELEGKTPLALHLIWIIVILQFNLEGKSKHYKDASLAHLFMMNNVHYIVQKVKGSPELREMIGDDYLRKLTGKFRQAATSYQRATWVSVLYCLRDEGLHVSGSFSSGVSKSALRERFKTFNAMFEEVHRTQATWLIPDSQLREELRISISEKLIPAYRSFLGRFRSHIESGKHPENYIKYSVEDLENAVLDFFEGYPVSQHLRRRSQ; this comes from the coding sequence ATGGAACCACCAGAAAATTACAGCACGGATACTTCTTTTGCAGTACCTTTTGAAGATGCCCAGAAGATAATTCTAAGGTGGGACTCGACAGCAtctgaagaagcaagagaaaGAATGATCTTTGATGGAGATCGTCAAGAAGTGGATCTATACTTACAAGCTGTTGATGAAATCCAAAAGTCTATGTCatcaacttcaatttcatctGACCATCATGATCAAGATAGTAATGATAACAAGGTCACCTCTGCTATACAGATCGCCATGGCTAGACTTGAAGATGAGTTCCGCAATATCCTTATTAACCATACAAGCCCTGTTGAACTGGACTCTATTATCATTTCTGATCGTGCTTCTTTGAACCATTATACTAGTTCGGTAAGAAGCATCACTGAATTTGATCAGGAGGAAGTTCGTCGTGGTGGCGGTGATCATGATGATGGTTTGGATCCTATACAGCGTGCAGATTCGACTAATAGTAGTGCCAGTTATCGATCTACGAGTAGTATTCGTGAGATCGATCTGATTCCTCTAGAAGCTGCAGCAGACCTTCAGTCCATTGCGAAACGGATGATCTCTGCTGGGTACTTTAGGGAGTGTATCCAGGTCTATGGGAGTGTGAGAAAATCAGCTTTGGATGCGAGTTTTCGGAGACTTGGGATTGAGAAATTGAGTATTGGGGATATTCAGAGACTGGAATGGGAGACTTTGGAGACCAAGATCAGGAGGTGGATTCGTGCGGCCAAGGTTTGTGTTAGGATATTGTTTGCTAGTGAGAAGCAGCTTTGTGAGGAGATTTTTTATGGGATTGGTACTGCCATTGACGATGCTTGTTTTATGGAGACTGTCAAGGGTCCAGCTATTCAATTGTTTAATTTTGCTGAGGCAATTAGTATTAGCAGGAGATCTCCTGAGAAAATGTTCAAGATTTTGGACTTACATGATGCTTTGATGGGCTTGTCGCCTGatattgatgttgtttttgaatCAAAATCTGCTGATTCCGTTCGAGTTCAGGCTGCTGAGATTCTGTCAAGATTGGCTGAGGCTGCCAGGGGGATTTTATCTGAGTTTGAGAGTGCTGTTTTGCGTGAGCCCTCCACGGTTGCGGTGCCTGGAGGGACAATTCATCCATTGACAAGGTATGTGATGAATTATATCAGTTTGATTTCGGATTATAAGCAGACCTTGATTGAGCTTATTATGTCAAAACCATCGACTGGCTCGAGATATTCGGGTGATCCAACTACCCCTGATATGGAATTTGCTGAACTAGAGGGGAAAACCCCTTTAGCCCTTCATTTGATTTGGATTATTGTGATTTTGCAATTCAATTTGGAGGGCAAGTCCAAGCACTACAAGGATGCATCATTGGCCCATCTGTTtatgatgaacaatgttcactATATTGTTCAAAAGGTCAAAGGCTCGCCAGAATTGCGAGAAATGATTGGAGACGATTACTTGAGAAAGCTGACTGGGAAATTTAGGCAGGCAGCTACTAGTTACCAGAGAGCAACTTGGGTAAGTGTTTTGTATTGCTTGAGGGATGAGGGTTTACATGTAAGTGGGAGTTTCTCTTCTGGTGTCTCAAAGAGTGCTTTGAGAGAGAGATTTAAGACCTTCAATGCTATGTTTGAGGAGGTTCACAGGACTCAAGCAACATGGTTGATTCCAGATTCTCAACTTAGGGAGGAGCTTCGAATTTCTATATCTGAGAAGTTGATCCCAGCTTATAGGTCATTTCTTGGACGGTTCAGGAGTCATATAGAGAGTGGAAAGCATCCAGAAAATTATATCAAGTATTCAGTGGAGGATTTAGAGAATGCGGTCTTGGATTTCTTCGAGGGTTATCCTGTATCTCAGCACCTGAGGAGGAGATCCCAGTGA
- the LOC7475680 gene encoding protein DEEPER ROOTING 1, producing MKLFSWMQNKINGKQGNCRKPNTVLSATQHVKQESREEFSDWPHGLLAIGTFGNNELRDNNEIQDVEEDPSPSDDLQDFTPEEIGKLQKELTELLTRKPSSQDKEKEIANLPLDRFLNCPSSLEVDRRISNTVISDVDNHEDDIERTISVILGRCKDICENNNKKKAIGKRSISFLLKKIFVCTSGFAPQPSLRDTLHESRMEKLLRTLLHKKINPQSTSRASSMKKYIEDRSTPKKDKEDDEKRDKTSNGSKWVKTDSEYIVLEI from the exons ATGAAG CTGTTCAGCTGGATGCAGAATAAGATTAATGGCAAACAAGGGAACTGCAGAAAACCAAACACAGTGCTTTCAGCTACTC AGCATGTGAAGCAAGAGTCCCGAGAGGAATTTAGCGATTGGCCTCATGGCCTGCTTGCAATTGGAACCTTTGGCAACAACGAACTTCGAGACAATAATGAAATCCAAGATGTTGAAGAGGACCCGTCTCCGTCCGATGATTTACAAGATTTCACACCTGAGGAAATCGGGAAATTGCAGAAAGAGTTGACAGAGCTTTTAACAAGAAAGCCATCTTCTCAAGATAAGGAAAAGGAAATTGCAAACCTTCCATTGGATAGATTTCTTAATTGCCCGTCAAGCTTGGAGGTTGATAGAAGAATCAGCAATACAGTGATTAGCGATGTGGATAACCATGAGGATGATATTGAGAGGACAATCAGTGTCATACTTGGCAGATGCAAAGACATCTGtgaaaacaataataagaagaaaGCTATTGGGAAGAGATCGATCTCTTTCCTTCtcaagaagatatttgtttgtaCAAGTGGGTTTGCTCCACAACCAAGTTTGAGAGACACTCTTCATGAATCAAGAATGGAGAAG CTTTTGAGAACATTGCTTCACAAGAAGATTAACCCACAGAGTACTTCCCGGGCATCATCAATGAAGAAATATATTGAGGACAGAAGTACTCCGAAGAAGGACAAGGAAGATGATGAGAAGCGGGACAAGACCAGTAATGGATCTAAATGGGTCAAGACAGATTCagaat ATATTGTGCTAGAGATTTAA
- the LOC7478197 gene encoding uncharacterized protein LOC7478197: MFRVYESILFCVWLFTSLIVEGSVHEYKGERFVGKGNAFVVHGGSEGIYSSASENVNEKSVLPANGDSYIRFEKITFQRTQEFSNFSSGLVQAIVFEVEDRESIGGSAYGGQRAVCCTADLAKLGVCSEGEIIHRPSTKNPGWPQVFGVAFYADELVATLPSKSIQISRTGMYNLYFMHCDPNLKEVVVEGNTIWKNPSGYLPGRMAPLMKFYGFMSLAFVILGLFWFSQYARFWKEVFPLQNCITLVITLGMFEMAFWYFDYAEFNETGIRPTGITVWAVTFGTIKRSVARLVILMVSMGYGVVRPTLGGLTSKVLLVGVTFFVASEVLELVENVGAVSDLSGKAKLFLVLPVAFLDAFIIIWIFKSLSATLSKLQARRMMVKLDIYRKFTNALVVAVIVSVGWICYELYFKSKDVYNEQWQNAWVIPAFWQLLSFSLLCIICALWAPSQNSMRYAYSDDASDEFDRDDGTLTLIKPSTIPSKDVRSSPEPIPVHTSNGASNGDLEEDKTE; encoded by the exons ATGTTTAGGGTCTATGAATCTATATTGTTTTGTGTGTGGTTGTTTACGAGCTTGATAGTTGAAGGTTCAGTTCACGAGTATAAAGGGGAGAGGTTTGTGGGCAAAGGGAATGCCTTCGTGGTTCACGGCGGCAGTGAAGGGATTTACTCTTCTGCCTCTGAAAATGTCAATGAGAAGAGTGTCCTTCCTGCTAATGGGGACTCTTATATACG ATTTGAAAAGATTACATTCCAGAGAACCCAGGAATTTTCCAACTTTAGTTCGGGGTTGGTACAAGCTATTGTTTTTGAGGTAGAAGATAGAGAGTCAATTGGGGGTTCTGCCTATGGTGGTCAAAGAGCTGTCTGCTGCACAGCTGATCTTGCAAAGTTGGGTGTGTGTTCAGAAGGAGAAATCATTCATCGCCCATCAACTAAAAATCCTGGCTGGCCTCAGGTCTTTGGTGTTGCATTCTATGCAGACGAGCTAGTTGCAACATTGCCATCAAAATCAATACAGATTTCCAGAACTGGGATGTATAATTTGTATTTCATGCATTGTGATCCTAATCTTAAAGAGGTAGTTGTAGAGGGGAATACTATATGGAAAAATCCCAGTGGTTATTTACCTGGTAGAATGGCACCACTCATGAAATTTTACGGGTTCATGTCCCTTGCTTTTGTTATACTTGGATTATTCTGGTTCTCTCAGTATGCAAGATTCTGGAAAGAAGTTTTTCCATTGCAAAACTGCATAACATTGGTGATAACACTAGGCATGTTCGAGATGGCTTTCTGGTATTTTGACTATGCTGAATTCAATGAGACTGGAATTAGGCCAACTGGTATCACTGTATGGGCAGTTACTTTTGGTACTATTAAACGTTCAGTTGCACGCCTTGTCATCTTGATGGTTTCAATGGGCTATGGTGTTGTGAGACCTACCTTAGGTGGTCTTACATCGAAGGTGCTATTGGTTGGAGTGACCTTTTTTGTGGCATCTGAAGTGCTTGAATTAGTAGAAAATGTTGGTGCTGTTAGTGACCTTTCTGGCAAGGCCAAACTTTTTTTGGTTCTTCCCGTGGCTTTCTTGGATGCTTTCATCATTATTTGGATATTTAAGTCACTTTCTGCCACTTTAAGTAAGCTTCAG GCTAGGAGGATGATGGTCAAGCTGGATATATACCGGAAATTCACTAATGCTCTGGTAGTAGCTGTTATTGTGTCAGTGGGTTGGATATGCTATGAG TTGTATTTCAAGTCAAAAGATGTTTACAATGAGCAGTGGCAGAATGCATGGGTCATCCCAGCTTTCTGGCaactcctttccttttctcttctatGCATCATCTGTGCTCTTTGGGCTCCCTCCCAGAACTCAATGCG ATACGCTTACTCAGATGATGCAAGCGATGAGTTTGACAGGGATGATGGCACTTTAACACTCATTAAACCATCCACAATACCTTCTAAGGATGTTAGAAGTTCGCCAGAACCCATACCAGTGCACACCAGCAATGGAGCATCTAATGGTGATTTGGAAGAAGATAAGACAGAATAA